The Brasilonema sennae CENA114 genome includes a region encoding these proteins:
- a CDS encoding YifB family Mg chelatase-like AAA ATPase, protein MLARVWSGSIVGIDAVKVGVEVDVSGGLPGIVVLGLPDTAVQESRERVKATLKNAGFAFPIRKIVINLTPADLRKEGPCFDLPISVGILAASEQVSAYLLGDHLFLGEVSLDGSLRSVAGVLPIAATAQKMGIVGLVVPADNAQEAAVVEGLAVYGFKNLSEVTDFLNNPGRYKPVQLDHTVETIQANLIQTADLNDVKGQAHARRALEIAAVGGHNLIFVGPPGSGKTMLARRLPGILPGLSFSEALEVTRIHSVAGLLKNRGSLVRDRPFRSPHHSASGPSLVGGGSFPRPGEISLSHRGILFLDELTEFKRDVLEFLRQPLEDGYVTISRTKQSVMFPAQFTLIASTNPCPCGYYGDTIQQCTCSPRQREQYWAKLSGPLMDRIDLQVAVNRLKPEEITQQPTGESSATVRERVQQARDYASHRFKNEQNLSCNAQMQSRHLQTWCKLDDSSRNILEGAIRKLGLSARASDRILKVARTIADLSVNDELKAHHIAEAIQYRTIDRMQ, encoded by the coding sequence ATGCTTGCCAGAGTTTGGAGTGGATCAATTGTCGGCATTGACGCTGTTAAAGTGGGCGTTGAGGTGGACGTTTCAGGAGGTTTGCCGGGAATTGTCGTTTTAGGACTCCCAGACACAGCAGTGCAAGAGTCTCGCGAAAGAGTCAAAGCAACTCTCAAGAATGCTGGTTTTGCCTTTCCTATACGAAAGATTGTCATAAATTTGACACCTGCCGATTTACGCAAGGAAGGTCCATGTTTTGATTTGCCTATCAGTGTGGGAATTTTGGCGGCTTCTGAACAAGTTAGCGCTTATTTGTTAGGAGACCATCTTTTTCTAGGTGAGGTGTCTCTGGATGGCAGTTTACGTTCCGTTGCGGGTGTCTTACCTATTGCTGCGACTGCCCAAAAAATGGGAATTGTTGGTTTAGTTGTCCCTGCGGATAATGCACAAGAAGCTGCTGTGGTGGAAGGACTCGCAGTTTATGGCTTCAAAAATCTATCTGAGGTCACTGATTTTTTGAATAATCCAGGGCGTTACAAACCCGTACAGTTGGATCATACTGTAGAGACGATACAGGCAAATCTGATCCAAACAGCAGATTTGAACGATGTCAAAGGACAGGCTCATGCTCGTCGTGCTTTAGAAATTGCGGCGGTTGGCGGACATAATTTAATTTTTGTGGGACCGCCTGGTAGTGGCAAAACCATGCTGGCACGACGTTTACCTGGTATTTTGCCAGGATTGTCTTTTTCAGAAGCGCTGGAAGTGACTCGTATCCACTCGGTCGCTGGTTTATTGAAAAATAGAGGATCATTGGTGCGCGATCGCCCTTTTCGCAGTCCCCACCACTCCGCTTCTGGTCCTTCCCTCGTCGGTGGCGGTAGCTTTCCTCGCCCTGGTGAAATTTCCCTATCACACAGAGGTATACTTTTCCTAGATGAGTTAACAGAATTTAAAAGAGATGTCTTAGAATTTCTGCGTCAACCTTTGGAAGATGGCTACGTGACGATTTCGAGAACGAAACAATCTGTCATGTTTCCAGCTCAGTTTACTTTGATTGCGAGTACTAATCCTTGTCCTTGCGGCTACTACGGAGATACAATTCAGCAATGCACCTGTTCGCCAAGGCAAAGAGAACAATACTGGGCAAAACTTTCTGGACCTTTGATGGATAGAATTGATTTGCAAGTTGCAGTCAATCGCCTCAAACCAGAAGAGATTACTCAACAACCGACAGGGGAATCATCAGCAACAGTGAGGGAACGAGTGCAACAAGCACGCGACTACGCATCCCATAGATTTAAAAATGAACAAAATCTTTCTTGCAATGCTCAAATGCAGAGCCGTCACCTTCAGACATGGTGCAAACTAGATGATAGTAGTCGCAACATATTAGAAGGGGCAATTAGAAAATTAGGTTTGTCAGCAAGGGCGAGCGATCGCATTCTTAAGGTGGCACGAACGATTGCAGATTTGTCTGTTAATGACGAGTTAAAGGCACACCACATAGCTGAAGCTATTCAGTATCGCACAATCGATAGAATGCAGTAA
- a CDS encoding CopG family transcriptional regulator, with protein MNEPAAYTFPGFPTLSQKPAVKKITVDLTPTEALVLEKYCNQTGKAATDVIMELIQNLS; from the coding sequence ATGAACGAGCCAGCCGCCTACACATTTCCCGGTTTTCCAACCCTCAGCCAAAAACCAGCAGTAAAAAAAATAACTGTAGACTTGACACCAACTGAAGCTTTAGTGCTAGAAAAGTATTGCAACCAGACAGGGAAAGCAGCTACAGATGTGATTATGGAGCTTATTCAAAATTTATCCTGA
- a CDS encoding CopG family transcriptional regulator, producing MNKKWAVKRITVNLALNEASKLEKYCEQTGRAATDVIRELIRALPVTTSE from the coding sequence ATGAATAAAAAATGGGCAGTCAAGCGAATCACCGTAAACTTGGCATTAAACGAGGCTTCCAAGCTAGAAAAATATTGTGAGCAGACAGGGAGAGCAGCGACAGATGTAATTCGGGAACTGATTCGAGCTTTGCCTGTGACGACGTCTGAGTAG
- a CDS encoding NB-ARC domain-containing protein, whose amino-acid sequence MTLQNWRRKRGVALTNKGLQKFQEAKRKSETKENFGNSYTLEEMSTLSGLYSSTISKVLNREAGVDKKSIEKLFSVFNVKIDKIDYLNSKNHLDWGDATFTSVFYGRTEELTTLQEWIVDERCRLVSLLGMGGIGKTALSVKLAQQIQQDFEYVIWRSLREAPPINTIVADLIQVLSDQQETENNLPEKLNEKISRLFHYLQNNRCLVILDNIESILRSGSRAGQYREGYEGYGELFRQLGEASHQSCLVLTSREIPKEVALLKGQTLPVRCLQLSGLKVDEGQEIFKVKGLSAAEEEWKAIIKLYTGNPLALNIVATTIVDVFNGNVTEFLQQNTGVFGDIRDILDQQFERLSDLEKEIMYWLVINREPVSLSQLREDIVLPIPPQKLLEGLESLVRRSLIEKATLREELRSTPTLVEKSAATFTLQPIVMEYVTQVLIELVCEEIVTENIKLFSYNALMKATAKDYIREAQIRLILQPVIDGLLTVLKSKKSIENQLTKILVRLREESPQETGYTAGNILNLLSQLKIDINGYDFSDLTVWQADLRNMKLHNVNFQNANLAKSVFAETFAGVMSVAFSPNGQFLAMGDTSGEIHLYQVSDWKKLLTFKGHTNWVVSLIFSPDSNILASSSTDNTVCLWDVSTGECLQTFDGHNNEVWSVAFSPTGDRIVSASNDQTVKLWSVYTGECLKTIQGHTSWISCVAFSPDEQILASGSNDNTVRLWDINTGECLKIFQGHCLAIRSITFSADGEMLASSSEDHTVKLWSVSTGEYLETFHGHSNEVYSVAFSPQGDFLASGSFDQTVRLWSVSTGECLKTLQGHSSWIFSVAFSPQGDLLASGSYDQTARLWSVDTGECLKTFQGYANQVLSVAFSPDGQTLASGNHDSLVRLWDVKTGQCLKIFQGHQAVIQSIAFSPNGQTLASGSHDFSVRLWDIKTGKCLKTLQGHGALVRSVAFSLDGQTLASASDDQTVRLWDLNRGQTLRIFQGHDAAVWSLTFCSQGTMLASSALSEIIKLWDVKTCECKRSLEGHTTWVWSIACSPNGELLASTSPDGTLRLWSLSTGECLRIVQVDTGWLQAVAFSPNNQMLATSSHDYTLKLWDVTTGECLKILQGHIGRIWSVAFSRDHQTLASSGEDETIRLWNATTSECLKILKAEKPYERMNIIGVTGLTTAAIATLRVLGAVAG is encoded by the coding sequence ATGACTTTACAAAATTGGAGACGCAAGCGCGGCGTTGCACTCACTAACAAGGGTTTGCAAAAATTTCAAGAGGCAAAGCGTAAGTCAGAAACAAAAGAAAATTTTGGCAACAGCTACACTCTTGAAGAAATGAGCACACTTTCTGGGTTATATTCCAGTACAATCTCAAAAGTCCTCAATCGGGAAGCAGGGGTTGATAAAAAAAGTATTGAAAAGCTTTTTTCAGTTTTTAACGTAAAAATAGATAAAATTGACTATTTAAACTCAAAAAATCATCTAGATTGGGGCGATGCTACCTTTACATCAGTTTTTTATGGACGTACAGAAGAGCTTACCACGCTACAGGAATGGATTGTTGATGAGCGCTGCCGATTGGTATCACTATTAGGAATGGGTGGTATTGGCAAAACTGCTCTGTCTGTCAAGCTTGCTCAACAGATTCAGCAAGACTTTGAGTATGTTATTTGGCGATCGCTACGAGAAGCCCCACCTATTAATACTATTGTTGCTGACCTGATTCAAGTTCTATCTGATCAGCAGGAAACAGAAAATAACTTACCAGAAAAATTAAATGAAAAAATATCACGATTATTCCATTATTTACAAAATAATCGCTGTTTGGTGATACTTGATAATATAGAGTCAATTCTCCGCAGTGGAAGTCGAGCTGGACAATATCGAGAAGGATATGAAGGGTATGGTGAGCTTTTCAGACAGCTAGGAGAAGCAAGTCACCAAAGCTGCTTAGTGCTGACGAGTCGGGAAATACCTAAAGAAGTGGCATTACTCAAAGGACAAACATTACCTGTTCGCTGCTTACAATTAAGTGGTTTAAAGGTGGACGAAGGGCAGGAAATTTTTAAAGTTAAGGGGCTATCAGCAGCGGAGGAAGAGTGGAAAGCAATAATTAAACTTTATACGGGCAATCCATTGGCTTTAAATATAGTTGCTACGACAATTGTTGATGTCTTTAATGGTAATGTAACTGAATTTTTGCAACAGAATACAGGGGTTTTTGGTGATATTCGTGATATTTTAGACCAGCAGTTTGAGCGCTTGTCAGATTTAGAAAAAGAAATAATGTATTGGCTAGTGATTAATCGTGAGCCAGTTTCGCTATCACAATTGCGAGAAGACATTGTATTACCAATACCACCACAAAAATTACTGGAGGGTTTAGAATCTCTGGTTAGGCGATCGCTCATCGAGAAGGCTACGCTGCGGGAAGAGCTTCGCTCTACGCCTACACTAGTTGAAAAAAGTGCAGCAACTTTCACCTTACAACCTATCGTTATGGAGTATGTCACTCAGGTATTGATAGAGTTGGTTTGTGAAGAGATTGTAACAGAAAATATTAAGCTTTTTAGCTACAATGCTCTCATGAAGGCGACCGCGAAAGACTACATCAGGGAAGCTCAAATTCGCCTCATCCTCCAACCAGTAATAGATGGGCTGCTGACTGTTTTAAAGAGTAAAAAAAGCATTGAAAACCAGTTAACCAAAATTCTAGTAAGGCTGCGAGAGGAATCGCCGCAAGAAACAGGGTACACAGCTGGAAATATTCTCAATTTGCTTTCTCAACTCAAGATAGATATAAACGGTTATGATTTTTCTGATCTAACTGTTTGGCAAGCAGATTTGCGGAATATGAAATTACATAATGTGAATTTCCAAAACGCTAACCTAGCCAAATCTGTTTTTGCTGAAACCTTTGCTGGTGTTATGTCAGTAGCCTTTAGCCCTAATGGCCAATTTTTGGCGATGGGTGATACAAGTGGTGAGATTCACTTATACCAAGTTTCGGATTGGAAAAAACTTCTGACGTTTAAGGGGCATACGAACTGGGTTGTGTCCCTTATCTTTAGTCCTGATAGCAACATTCTTGCAAGCAGTAGTACTGACAACACAGTTTGTTTGTGGGATGTGAGTACTGGTGAATGCCTTCAAACCTTCGATGGACATAATAATGAGGTTTGGTCAGTTGCCTTTAGTCCGACTGGTGATAGGATAGTAAGTGCCAGTAATGACCAGACAGTAAAGTTATGGAGTGTTTACACTGGTGAATGTCTCAAAACTATACAGGGACATACAAGTTGGATTTCCTGTGTTGCCTTTAGTCCAGATGAACAAATTTTGGCAAGTGGCAGTAATGACAACACAGTTAGGTTGTGGGATATCAACACTGGTGAATGTCTCAAGATTTTCCAAGGACATTGTCTTGCAATACGGTCAATTACCTTCAGTGCTGATGGTGAAATGCTAGCGAGTAGCAGTGAAGATCATACAGTGAAGTTATGGAGTGTTAGCACTGGTGAATACCTCGAAACGTTCCACGGACATTCCAATGAAGTGTATTCAGTCGCTTTTAGTCCACAGGGCGATTTCTTGGCTAGTGGCAGTTTTGACCAGACGGTGAGGCTATGGAGTGTAAGCACTGGTGAATGTCTCAAAACTTTGCAAGGGCATTCGAGTTGGATTTTTTCGGTTGCCTTTAGTCCACAGGGCGATCTCCTGGCTAGTGGTAGTTACGATCAGACAGCTAGGTTATGGAGTGTTGATACTGGTGAATGCCTCAAAACGTTCCAGGGATATGCTAATCAGGTACTCTCAGTCGCCTTCAGCCCAGATGGGCAGACTTTAGCTAGTGGTAATCATGACTCTTTGGTAAGATTGTGGGATGTTAAGACCGGTCAATGCCTGAAAATATTCCAGGGACATCAGGCTGTTATTCAATCCATCGCCTTCAGTCCCAATGGGCAGACTTTAGCAAGTGGCAGCCATGATTTTTCGGTGAGATTATGGGATATTAAGACAGGTAAATGTCTGAAAACGTTGCAAGGACACGGTGCCTTAGTGCGGTCAGTTGCCTTTAGTCTTGACGGTCAAACACTAGCAAGTGCCAGTGATGATCAAACGGTGAGGTTATGGGATCTCAATAGAGGTCAAACCTTGAGAATTTTCCAGGGACATGACGCTGCGGTTTGGTCACTTACCTTTTGTTCTCAAGGAACGATGCTAGCTAGTTCTGCTTTGAGTGAGATAATCAAATTGTGGGATGTCAAAACTTGTGAGTGCAAAAGATCGCTGGAAGGTCACACAACTTGGGTTTGGTCAATTGCTTGCAGTCCAAATGGTGAATTGTTGGCAAGCACTAGTCCAGATGGAACGTTAAGGTTATGGAGTCTCAGCACTGGTGAATGCTTGAGAATTGTCCAGGTAGATACAGGTTGGTTACAAGCAGTTGCTTTTAGTCCAAACAACCAGATGCTAGCTACTTCCAGTCACGACTACACACTTAAGCTTTGGGATGTCACCACAGGGGAATGCCTGAAAATTTTGCAAGGGCATATAGGCAGGATTTGGTCAGTCGCCTTTAGCCGGGATCATCAAACCTTGGCTAGTAGTGGTGAAGATGAGACAATTAGACTGTGGAATGCAACGACAAGTGAGTGCTTAAAAATTCTCAAAGCAGAGAAACCATATGAGCGGATGAACATTATAGGGGTTACAGGTTTAACTACAGCAGCTATTGCGACGCTGAGAGTTTTGGGGGCAGTGGCTGGCTAA
- a CDS encoding histidine triad nucleotide-binding protein has protein sequence MSQTTETIFSKIIRREIPADIVYEDDLALAFRDINSQAPVHILVIPKKPIPRLADAESGDDALLGHLLLTAKRVAEQAGLANGYRVVINTGPDGGQTVYHLHLHILGGRQMAWPPG, from the coding sequence ATGAGTCAAACGACAGAGACAATTTTCAGCAAAATCATTCGTCGAGAAATTCCAGCTGACATAGTTTACGAAGATGACTTAGCACTGGCATTTAGAGACATCAATTCCCAAGCCCCGGTTCACATTCTCGTCATTCCCAAAAAACCTATACCCAGACTAGCTGACGCCGAATCTGGTGACGATGCCCTCCTTGGGCATCTTCTATTAACAGCCAAGCGAGTTGCCGAACAAGCTGGACTTGCAAATGGCTATCGCGTTGTCATCAACACAGGTCCTGATGGGGGTCAAACTGTTTACCACTTGCACCTGCATATTCTGGGTGGACGCCAGATGGCATGGCCTCCTGGTTGA
- a CDS encoding DUF928 domain-containing protein, producing the protein MKQVLSFKYLFTVLLLSSLVSATNSKVLALGKVDNSVYLVAQAKSGYDQYMQLGYAEAQKRNYQKALSFFKQAQQARSGDTYATRAINNVTDYINRNSPPRLTFNVGSPSRTRAAATRGGCFKAEQSPIPLILSDQKTLQTTAEYPSLFFYVPQIQQAKGLELVIRDDSKFETLQRVSLNPSGKAGIVRVSLTSKTGKSLEPNKQYTWSFSVICSIQNRDNDLSLQGSVKRVLPDTNLTVDLKTAAPQERIEVYVKNKYWEDALRTLGDLRLQNPNDTEVKKYWEELLKPFGLKPEVINAPVL; encoded by the coding sequence ATGAAACAAGTACTTAGCTTCAAATATCTGTTTACTGTTTTGCTGCTTTCTTCTCTGGTATCCGCCACCAACTCCAAGGTTTTAGCACTAGGTAAAGTTGACAATTCTGTCTATTTAGTGGCTCAAGCCAAGTCTGGTTACGATCAATATATGCAGTTGGGCTATGCTGAAGCTCAAAAGAGAAACTATCAAAAAGCCTTATCTTTTTTTAAGCAAGCGCAGCAGGCACGTTCTGGAGATACGTATGCCACTAGGGCAATTAACAATGTTACAGATTACATTAACCGCAATAGCCCTCCTCGTCTTACCTTCAACGTCGGTAGTCCTAGTAGAACAAGAGCAGCAGCAACACGAGGAGGTTGTTTTAAGGCGGAACAGTCTCCTATTCCCCTCATACTATCAGATCAAAAAACTCTACAAACGACAGCAGAGTATCCTTCGCTATTTTTCTATGTTCCTCAAATACAGCAAGCAAAGGGGCTGGAACTTGTTATACGCGACGATAGCAAGTTTGAAACTTTACAAAGAGTTTCTTTAAATCCTAGTGGAAAAGCTGGTATTGTTAGGGTTAGTCTTACGTCAAAAACAGGGAAATCTCTAGAACCTAACAAACAGTATACTTGGAGTTTTTCTGTGATTTGCAGTATCCAAAACCGAGACAATGATTTATCTTTACAAGGCTCTGTGAAACGAGTTCTACCTGATACAAATTTAACTGTTGACTTGAAAACAGCAGCACCACAAGAGCGTATAGAAGTCTATGTCAAGAACAAATATTGGGAAGACGCTTTGAGAACTTTGGGTGATTTACGCCTCCAGAATCCTAACGATACAGAAGTTAAGAAATACTGGGAAGAGTTGTTGAAACCATTCGGACTCAAACCAGAGGTTATCAACGCACCTGTGTTGTAA
- a CDS encoding ShlB/FhaC/HecB family hemolysin secretion/activation protein, whose amino-acid sequence MSINRYHIRLSLFILTSTLVNLFFTASLKVQAQVNPPGSDIQRGVPPTPTIPTPEKLPRPEDLLPSPPATTPTPTTPEVVPSEFSEKIKVERFVVEGSTVFDEKKFAEVTKDFTNKLITFTELLQAANAITQLYLDAGYVSSGAFIAGNQTFKVEGSIVKIMVVEGKLETIQVRGTRRLNPNYVRSRLAIATGKPLNQKKLVQALQLLQLNPLIKNLSAELGAGSRPGTSILEVRVTEAQTRSVRAILDNNRTPTIGSFQRQVQLNEANLLGLGDGLSISYANTDGSDTWDFSYTLPVNPRNGTLQLNYSTSSTKVIEKPFDILDIDGNSQEYGITFRQPILQTPTQELALGITANHRSSDIGYLEALVGTRIGYPSPGADEDGKTKVSAVRFFQDWTQRSDRQVISARSQFSIGVNVFDATTNAKDPDSEFFAWRGQAQWVRLLAPETFLLVRGNLQLADRALLPSEQIGVGGQATVRGYRQDLLLTDNGFLGSVELQYPILRIPQIPGVLKITPFIDFGTAWNTSSAGRTALEDQTLVSTGLGLLWQSDRLTARFDWGIPLISVSSGEKDSWQENGLYFSIIYTQPF is encoded by the coding sequence ATGAGTATAAATCGTTATCATATCAGATTAAGTTTGTTTATTCTGACATCTACACTAGTCAACTTATTTTTTACTGCGTCGCTAAAAGTACAAGCACAGGTAAACCCGCCAGGATCAGATATCCAACGAGGAGTACCACCTACACCCACAATCCCAACACCAGAAAAACTCCCACGCCCAGAAGATTTATTACCGTCTCCTCCCGCTACGACTCCTACGCCTACGACTCCAGAAGTTGTTCCCAGCGAATTTTCAGAAAAAATTAAGGTTGAACGTTTTGTGGTAGAAGGTAGTACCGTCTTTGATGAAAAGAAATTTGCGGAAGTTACCAAAGATTTCACCAACAAACTTATCACCTTTACCGAACTGCTACAGGCTGCTAATGCCATTACTCAACTCTACCTTGATGCAGGCTATGTTTCCTCTGGCGCTTTTATAGCAGGGAATCAAACTTTCAAAGTAGAGGGCAGTATAGTCAAAATCATGGTGGTTGAAGGTAAGTTAGAAACTATCCAAGTCCGGGGTACAAGGCGGCTTAATCCTAACTATGTGCGTAGTCGCCTAGCAATTGCTACAGGCAAACCTTTAAATCAAAAGAAATTAGTGCAAGCACTGCAACTGCTACAACTCAATCCACTCATTAAAAATCTCTCTGCGGAGTTGGGAGCAGGCTCGCGTCCAGGCACTAGTATCTTAGAGGTGAGGGTTACAGAGGCACAAACCCGTTCTGTCCGAGCTATACTAGACAACAATCGCACACCCACCATTGGCAGCTTTCAGCGCCAAGTCCAACTTAACGAAGCGAATTTACTGGGACTGGGAGATGGTTTAAGCATTTCTTATGCTAATACCGATGGCAGTGACACTTGGGATTTTAGCTATACTTTGCCAGTGAATCCCCGCAATGGCACTTTGCAGTTAAACTACAGCACTTCATCCACAAAGGTTATTGAAAAACCTTTTGATATTTTAGATATTGATGGAAATTCCCAAGAGTATGGAATAACTTTTCGTCAGCCCATACTGCAAACCCCAACTCAGGAACTTGCATTGGGAATCACCGCCAATCATCGCTCTAGTGATATTGGTTATTTAGAAGCGTTGGTTGGAACGCGAATTGGTTATCCTTCACCAGGTGCGGATGAAGATGGCAAAACTAAAGTATCCGCAGTCCGGTTTTTTCAAGACTGGACACAGCGCAGTGACAGACAAGTTATTTCAGCGCGATCGCAATTTAGTATAGGTGTTAATGTCTTTGATGCCACGACTAACGCGAAAGATCCAGATAGTGAATTTTTCGCTTGGCGCGGACAAGCACAGTGGGTAAGACTTTTAGCACCAGAAACCTTCTTGCTTGTACGTGGAAATCTTCAATTAGCAGACAGAGCTTTACTACCTTCAGAACAAATTGGTGTTGGTGGACAAGCTACTGTACGGGGTTATCGTCAGGATTTGCTTTTAACTGACAATGGTTTTTTGGGTTCTGTGGAGTTACAGTATCCAATTTTACGCATACCGCAGATTCCGGGCGTACTTAAGATTACCCCATTTATTGATTTTGGCACTGCCTGGAATACTTCTAGCGCTGGTAGAACAGCCCTTGAGGATCAGACTCTTGTATCAACAGGATTGGGGCTGTTATGGCAAAGCGATCGCCTAACTGCCCGCTTTGATTGGGGTATCCCTCTTATCTCTGTCTCGTCTGGTGAAAAAGATTCTTGGCAAGAGAACGGACTCTATTTCTCTATTATTTATACCCAACCTTTTTAA